A window of Apium graveolens cultivar Ventura chromosome 8, ASM990537v1, whole genome shotgun sequence contains these coding sequences:
- the LOC141680531 gene encoding pleiotropic drug resistance protein 3-like — MNEAEMTRASSFHSEREADELELQWAAIERLPMMKRVRMSLLDNLQDNVDQGKTNKKVMKDVTKLSAAEKHVFIDKLISDVQQDNARLLLKMKQRMDRVGLTLPAVEVRFRNVNVEAKYEVVHGKPLPTLWNTFKSIFSVVRLSWCKSQVAQVHIIKGASGTIRPSRMTLLLGPPGCGKTTLLKALAGKLDKSLKHIVGTLLYLCKPSNFFIISGQVEGEVTYNGTRVENLRPEEHAAYISQYNFHVPEMTVRETIDFSARCQGVESRKELLVEVSRREKQAGYIPEADVDAYMKAISINGLEKTLQTDYILKILGLETCADTFVGSAMRRGISGGQKRRLATGEMIVSTRRVLFMDEISNGLDSSTTFQIVTCLQQLVHITDATALISLLQPAPETFDLFDDIILLAEGKIVYHGARADVLKFFENFGFRCPERKGVSDYLQEVTSRKDQEQYWFKTERPYRYVTVDEFSKKPEMPHDELPSTAENFKCGRNLPQKDKNNKYSMTKWQLFKACMDREVLLTRRNISTNVIKSTQLLIIAFIVMTTYIRTMMDIDSKHANYFKGCLFFGIMRIATTGIVEMYMTLSRLTVFYKERDFSFYPAWAYAIPASLIKIPLSLLDSFLWTAPTYYVVGFSPGIDRFFCQFLLFFALHQAGSSMFRMIASIFQSEAISTFCTSSSILIMMFFGGFIIPKHSIPLWLRWGFWLSPVSYAEIGLSLNEFRAPRWGKVTSGNLTIGEEALSNNGLNFKSYYYWISVGALLGFTLVFNAGFVLALTYLKSPGTARAIISHNKLRKLQQDQDLIPEIQEPKKKGLPFKPLTLTFENVQYFVDTPLVNKRIQLIHDMTGVFRPGILTALMGVTGAGKTTLLDVLSGRKDSGHTEGDIRIGGSPRVQHTFARVSGYCEQSDIHSPHITVEESVAFSAFLRLPSQIDAKTRTEFVRDVLERVELDGIRNHLVGIPGRSGLSNEQRKRLTIAVELVSNPSIIFMDEPTSGLDARAAAIVMRTVKNVVDTGRTVVCTIHQPSIDIFEAFDELILMKKGGKIIYSGPLGQHSSNLIEYFKSIPGILQIKENYNPATWMLEITTESVERQLGIDFGQVYKESKQFRDNIELVKELRTAPGQMRELHFSSRFARNMWEQYKACLWKQHLSYWRNPDYNVKRLGFMTLASVAMGALMWQKGKQIHDKQDLSNILSSIFISLQLLGVTNCSAIIPVVVTERTVLYREMFSGMYSSWAYSLAQATIEFPYVFAQALTYLIISYPAVGFYWSFKKIMWYFYSILCALLYYTYLGMLLVSISPDGTVASALAGTAYALLNLFSGFLIPRPAIPKWWIWLYWITPSSWMLYGAITSQYGDNKEEITSFTKTEEVKSFLEDYYGYHYDFLGVVAVVVAIFPLLAAFLFAYFISKLNFQRR; from the exons ATGAATGAAGCTGAAATGACACGAGCTTCTTCGTTTCATTCAGAGAGAGAAGCCGACGAGCTTGAGCTGCAGTGGGCTGCTATCGAGAGGCTACCAATGATGAAACGAGTTAGAATGTCCCTGCTTGATAACCTGCAGGACAATGTTGACCAAGGGAAGACCAATAAGAAAGTGATGAAAGATGTTACCAAGCTAAGTGCAGCCGAAAAACATGTTTTCATTGATAAGCTCATTAGCGATGTTCAACAAGATAATGCCCGGTTGCTTCTTAAGATGAAACAACGCATGGACAG GGTTGGATTGACTTTGCCAGCCGTGGAGGTCAGATTCAGGAATGTAAATGTGGAAGCAAAATATGAAGTGGTTCACGGCAAGCCTCTTCCTACTCTGTGGAACACTTTCAAAAGCATATTTTCT GTTGTAAGACTGTCATGGTGCAAGTCACAAGTAGCACAGGTTCACATTATAAAAGGAGCAAGTGGCACCATCAGACCGTCAAG GATGACCTTGTTGCTTGGACCTCCAGGTTGTGGGAAAACCACTTTGCTAAAAGCCCTCGCAGGGAAACTAGACAAGTCTCTGAAG CATATTGTCGGCACATTATTGTATCTTTGTAAGCCCAGCAATTTTTTTATCATCTCTGGACAGGTTGAAGGGGAAGTTACTTATAACGGTACCAGAGTGGAGAATCTCAGACCAGAGGAACATGCAGCTTACATAAGTCAATATAATTTTCATGTACCTGAGATGACAGTAAGAGAAACCATTGATTTTTCTGCCCGTTGCCAGGGTGTAGAAAGCAGGAAAG AACTCTTGGTGGAAGTCAGCAGAAGAGAGAAGCAGGCAGGATATATTCCAGAAGCAGATGTAGACGCATACATGAAG GCAATATCAATCAACGGCCTAGAGAAAACCCTCCAAACAGATTACATTTTAAAA ATACTTGGCCTGGAAACTTGTGCTGATACTTTTGTCGGTAGTGCTATGAGAAGAGGCATTTCTGGTGGTCAGAAGAGGAGACTAGCAACTG GGGAAATGATTGTGAGCACAAGAAGAGTACTATTCATGGATGAAATCTCTAATGGCTTGGACAGCTCCACTACCTTTCAGATTGTCACTTGCCTTCAACAATTAGTGCACATCACAGATGCCACTGCGTTGATCTCACTACTTCAGCCAGCACCAGAAACCTTTGATCTTTTCGATGATATAATTTTACTTGCAGAAGGAAAAATAGTATACCATGGAGCTCGAGCTGATGTTCTCAAGTTCTTTGAGAACTTTGGTTTTAGGTGCCCGGAAAGGAAAGGTGTTTCTGACTATCTTCAGGAG GTGACCTCTAGAAAGGACCAGGAACAGTATTGGTTTAAAACTGAGAGACCGTACAGATATGTAACAGTGGATGAATTTTCTAAGAAACCTGAGATGCCACATGATGAGCTTCCAAGTACAGCGGAAAATTTCAAGTGTGGCAGGAATCTTCCCCAGAAGGATAAGAACAACAAATATTCTATGACAAAATGGCAACTATTTAAGGCTTGCATGGACAGAGAAGTTCTTCTTACAAGACGAAATATCTCCACCAACGTAATCAAATCTACTCAG CTACTCATAATTGCATTCATAGTGATGACCACATATATACGTACAATGATGGATATAGACTCGAAGCATGCTAATTATTTCAAGGGTTGCTTGTTTTTTGGGATCATGCGGATCGCCACCACTGGAATTGTTGAAATGTACATGACTCTATCTAGACTAACAGTTTTTTACAAAGAGAGGGATTTTAGCTTCTATCCTGCTTGGGCTTATGCTATTCCAGCTTCTCTAATAAAGATCCCACTTTCGCTGTTGGATTCCTTTCTCTGGACTGCTCCTACGTACTACGTTGTAGGATTTAGTCCTGGAATCGATAG GTTCTTCTGCCAATTTCTGCTGTTTTTTGCTCTGCATCAAGCAGGCTCAAGCATGTTCCGTATGATTGCATCCATATTTCAAAGCGAGGCCATATCAACTTTTTGCACTAGCTCGTCCATATTGATAATGATGTTCTTTGGTGGATTTATTATTCCAAAAC ATTCCATACCACTTTGGCTGCGGTGGGGCTTTTGGCTTTCTCCAGTGTCGTATGCTGAGATAGGATTGTCCTTAAATGAGTTTCGTGCTCCACGTTGGGGAAAG GTGACATCAGGAAACTTGACTATTGGAGAAGAAGCTCTGTCAAATAATGGATTAAATTTTAAAAGCTACTATTACTGGATATCAGTGGGGGCCCTCCTTGGTTTTACCTTGGTTTTTAATGCAGGATTTGTATTAGCTCTAACTTATCTGAAAT CTCCTGGGACAGCTCGAGCTATCATTTCTCACAATAAACTCCGCAAACTGCAGCAAGATCAAGACT TAATTCCAGAAATTCAAGAACCAAAGAAGAAGGGCTTACCTTTCAAGCCTCTGACTTTGACATTCGAAAATGTCCAGTATTTTGTTGACACTCCACTGGTAA ACAAAAGAATTCAGCTTATTCATGACATGACAGGGGTATTCCGGCCAGGCATTTTAACAGCCTTAATGGGGGTGACAGGAGCAGGAAAAACAACTCTCTTGGATGTTCTTTCTGGGAGAAAAGACAGTGGGCATACTGAAGGAGATATAAGAATTGGAGGGTCCCCTAGGGTCCAACACACCTTTGCCAGGGTCTCAGGATACTGCGAGCAAAGTGACATTCATTCTCCACACATTACAGTAGAAGAATCAGTAGCCTTCTCAGCTTTTCTGCGGCTGCCATCTCAAATTGACGCCAAAACTCGAACT GAATTTGTTAGGGATGTACTTGAAAGAGTTGAACTTGATGGGATTAGAAACCATTTAGTTGGAATTCCAGGGAGGAGTGGCTTATCAAATGAGCAGCGCAAACGCCTAACAATAGCAGTGGAACTCGTGTCTAATCCGTCAATCATATTCATGGATGAACCTACATCTGGTTTAGATGCTAGAGCGGCTGCCATCGTCATGCGCACAGTGAAAAATGTTGTTGATACAGGGAGAACAGTAGTATGCACCATCCATCAACCAAGCATAGACATATTTGAGGCTTTTGATGAG TTGATTCTCATGAAGAAGGGAGGAAAAATCATTTATTCAGGACCGTTAGGGCAGCATTCCTCTAATCTTATAGAATACTTCAAG AGCATTCCAGGAATACTACAGATTAAAGAAAACTATAATCCAGCAACATGGATGCTAGAAATTACTACGGAATCTGTAGAGAGACAGCTTGGTATAGATTTTGGACAGGTTTACAAGGAATCTAAGCAGTTCAG AGATAATATAGAACTGGTTAAAGAGCTCAGAACGGCACCAGGACAGATGAGAGAACTTCACTTCTCTAGTCGTTTTGCACGAAACATGTGGGAACAGTACAAAGCATGCCTCTGGAAACAACACTTATCATATTGGAGAAATCCAGACTACAATGTAAAGCGCTTAGGTTTTATGACCCTTGCATCTGTAGCCATGGGGGCACTTATGTGGCAGAAAGGGAAGCAAAT ACACGATAAACAGGATTTATCCAACATACTATCATCAATCTTCATATCATTGCAACTTCTAGGTGTAACTAATTGCTCAGCGATTATACCAGTTGTGGTGACTGAACGGACTGTTCTTTACAGAGAGATGTTTTCAGGAATGTACTCATCATGGGCTTATTCATTGGCACAG GCGACCATCGAATTTCCATACGTATTTGCACAAGCACTTACCTATCTAATCATCTCCTATCCAGCTGTAGGATTTTACTGGTCTTTTAAAAAGATAATGTGGTATTTTTACTCCATATTATGTGCACTTCTATACTACACTTACCTGGGAATGCTTTTGGTGTCCATAAGCCCAGATGGAACTGTTGCTTCCGCATTAGCAGGAACAGCTTATGCACTTCTGAATCTATTTTCAGGGTTCCTAATTCCTAGACCG GCTATTCCAAAATGGTGGATATGGCTCTACTGGATTACGCCATCATCATGGATGTTGTATGGTGCGATTACATCACAGTATGGGGACAACAAAGAAGAAATAACATCATTCACAAAAACTGAAGAAGTCAAGTCCTTCTTAGAAGATTATTATGGGTACCATTATGATTTTTTAGGTGTTGTGGCTGTAGTGGTGGCCATATTTCCTCTTTTAGCTGCCTTTCTATTTGCATATTTCATCAGTAAACTAAATTTCCAAAGGAGGTGA
- the LOC141680532 gene encoding uncharacterized protein LOC141680532 — protein MDVEGEKWVTLPKYSDRYRKGVEAFVNQAFSRYAVGNELRCPCKKCGNRFWSGAKSIHEHLVCNGPCAHSVEWIYEVSTHEIDRVADEMDINIGVGLGDEFDAMIHNAYGTNDITDHVGRTGLNDGARKFYRLVKEGGQLLYPECKKFSRLSILVRLYQLKCIHGFSESGFSDLLELIKEVFPHVNLPSSFSAVKYMIKDLGLDYQKIHACPSDRMLFWAENERLENCAKCGTSRWRVVEKKAKARSDANIELASNPKISAKVMRYFPLKPRLQRMFLSSDFSSSMTWHALSRKKDGRLRHPADGKGWNSMDCKYPEFAVEMRNVRLGLAADGFNPYVSMNISHSTWPVVLVNYNLPPG, from the coding sequence ATGGATGTTGAAGGAGAGAAATGGGTAACACTTCCCAAGTACAGTGATAGATATAGGAAGGGAGTTGAAGCTTTTGTTAACCAAGCATTTTCCCGATATGCCGTAGGAAACGAGCTTAGGTGCCCTTGTAAGAAATGTGGTAATCGTTTTTGGAGTGGTGCTAAGTCTATACATGAACATCTAGTCTGTAATGGTCCTTGTGCCCATTCCGTTGAATGGATTTACGAGGTCTCAACCCATGAGATAGATAGGGTTGCTGATGAGATGGATATTAATATAGGTGTGGGTCTTGGAGATGAATTTGATGCTATGATACACAATGCATATGGTACTAATGACATTACTGACCACGTTGGTAGAACAGGACTAAACGATGGTGCAAGGAAATTTTATCGCCTTGTTAAGGAGGGTGGACAACTGTTATATCCCGAGTGCAAAAAATTTAGTCGATTAAGTATCTTAGTTAGGCTTTATCAACTAAAGTGCATTCATGGATTTAGCGAATCAGGATTTAGTGACTTACTTGAATTGATAAAGGAGGTTTTCCCTCATGTAAATCTTCCGTCTTCTTTTAGTGCGGTAAAGTATATGATTAAAGACCTAGGACTTGATTACCAAAAGATACATGCATGTCCAAGTGACCGCATGCTCTTTTGGGCAGAAAACGAGAGGCTGGAGAATTGTGCTAAGTGTGGAACATCAAGATGGAGAGTAGTTGAAAAGAAGGCGAAGGCCAGGTCTGATGCAAACATAGAACTAGCATCGAATCCTAAAATCTCGGCTAAAGTGATGAGATACTTCCCTTTAAAGCCAAGGCTACAGAGAATGTTCTTGAGCTCTGATTTCTCGAGCTCAATGACATGGCATGCTTTATCACGAAAGAAAGATGGACGGTTAAGGCATCCGGCTGATGGAAAGGGTTGGAACTCGATGGACTGTAAATATCCTGAATTTGCTGTCGAAATGCGAAATGTACGATTGGGTTTAGCGGCAGACGGTTTCAATCCATATGTATCAATGAACATATCTCATAGCACCTGGCCAGTAGTGCTCGTAAATTATAACCTCCCCCCTGGTTAA